The genomic stretch TTGCACATATTGAAAATTTGGTACCATTTTCCTTGAAGAGTGTTTTCGATGTTTAGATAAACATAACTTTCTTACCAGCCTAATAAAGTCTTTGTGCAGAGCTTCTTCTGAATCAATAGCTCGATCTAAGATGCTGTTGGATGTTGCACTGAACCAATCATGCAGATATCAGTCAgctcaatttcatttaaagcaACATTATATGATTTAGCTGTCAATTTCAATATCTTATTGTCATATATGTAATAATATGAGACAAAAGAGATGTACAATTGCAATTACTTTTAGGGATTATCTAATAGTCATATCCAGAAGAATGAATTTTGCTTCAGTAGAAGCCTgaaattagttttgaaatcATCCTTCTCTTTCAACATATTTGTCTATTCTCCATAATCATATCCCTTTTCATTGAAAATACTAACAATGACAAGCATGAGCCCAACTGACACCATAAGATCATTGCATACAAAACAGGGATTCTATAAATAAATTCCGACCATAATTTCTGACATCTAAATCTAAATATTGACTTTATATCCTAAAACGTCAACAGATCAAAAAGAACCAGGGACAGGCAATTTACCTGTGGCCAATCATGAACCGTATCACGATTCCCTTCTCCTGCTCCAATTGGACAAGCTTTtcacctacaaaaacacagcTTAACATTCTTAACAAACAAACCCCACATCCATAATAAGACCAAACAATGAAACATACAAAGAACAAATGTGAATTTACCTTGCGGCATCCAAGTCTCTCTCACCGAATCACGTCGCTTCCTACTACTGAAAGCAGTGTTGATTCCAATGACCATGAACACTTTCTTCCTCTCAGTGGGAAACGAAGAGGTGGAAGCAGAGCCTTCGGGGATCCCCATTTCCCGAGAATTCCGAGTCGCCGATAACCCGATATTCAGCATCGATATCTGCTTGTCTAGGGATCTGGACACACCTCCAAAACTCcaaattattagaaaattaGCTTGAAACTTAGAGAATTGTGGCAGAAAACACAAAGAATTCTGAGAAACTCACTGAAGTGCTTCCTGGGTTCTGTAAACTCTCTCCGTTACATCGCTATCCGCTGCTGGTTTCTGGGAAAACAATGAAAATTCAATACccaatagaaaggaaaaaataaattttcaaatttcgaCCATTTTTTGAGCatcaacaaaaattatatatacgtACCGTTTTGGTTGCAAAATCGTCGGTGGAAACAGCTAGCAACTCTTGCTCCTGTCGCCGCCGGTGCATGAGCTGACCGTTAGATTCCGGTGGGGCCCACGTCCTGAGAAACAACGATCCAACACCAAAACGGTGCATGAGCTGACCGTTAGATTCCGGTGGGGCCCACGTCCTGAGAAACAACGATCCAACACCAAAACAATCTCGTCAGCTAGCTTCGAAAACACCCCAATATCAAACccaaaacgaaaaaagaaaaacaaatttccTACAATTCCAATCAATCAAAAGTTTTCCAACAAAGGAAATGCACGGACACAGGCcgaagagaaaaaagaacaaaaacggGACCTGCCGCTGATGAGAATGCCAATAAGGAAGGAAAAGGCGCAGAAAACGGGAATCCATTGGGCGGAGATTTTTCCAGCGCTCCGGTTCTTCATTTTCTGCATGTctgcgtgagagagagagaaacagagccTATTGGTTTATAACTCTTCCCTCACAATGAGAGCCGACGAGGACGCTTGACGCTTCTCTTCTTTCGGCTTTTATTTATGGGTGTGCAGCCGGGTTGGCCCGTCAAAGTTAGGCTGTTATTACATGCGACTTTGTGTCGTCTTTGATCTTTCTCACGTCCACGCCTGTCACGGCACGAGTCAAgacccgttttttttttatttcggATGGTCCGAAGACGACCCGTTTGACTTTTCTTATTAACTCCCGAAAAACATGCAAACCCCTCAgttattttttaaccattgtTCTGTCTATTCAATGTCTCGCCCTTTCAAACTAACTGTCTAACTGTCATTGGTCATGAATTATATACGCTTTGTTGTTTGCTTCTATTTAGGTAACTTGTAACGGTAACTCaattaaattaatacaaaatgtatttttaatgtGAAAGATAAAAGGTCAAAACAGTTATAAATATTGTGTATTTTGGaattatttgtaaatttttttcgaATAATGGTTTAATAAATATTCCATTTAAGGATTGAGGTCCCGTGCAATAACTAGGCATTATACGGGATacaatatttttaatatgaaatttttatttcaaacgAATTACTCAAAATTTGGCACACATATTTATTCATTTCTAGCCGTCGATCCTTACATCTATTATGATCACCGTAGCACTTCCCGCTTCGACTACCAATCTGTTACCACCCCTGAatctggcttacatgctgttattttaataacatgtatgctgtagttgaatcaacgatcaagattgaattttaaagttgacttacttttagaaacatttaataagagagagaaaataaaaggagattTTGAGAAGTTCAATCTTGATCgttgatttattttaataataacatataaGCTAAATCTACCACCACCCCCACCACTTAAAagttttctctctccctcttgttGTTCATATAAATGTATAGACAAAAGGGTAACCAATCATTTCTTAGACTGCTTTTTGAGTGGTTGAGCTACGTCACGAGGCTTAAAACCATCATTTGGACCCAAATTAGTGATACatcaatgtatttttttattgttcatttaaaataaatggtccAAATTAGAGTTATTGTACGGTGTACAATAACTCTAGGTACACGGTACTTAGACAAGTATTAGACACAACCTCAATCCAAATACTATCTTTAGATTCAACCAGGTAGTTTCTTAATTAAGAAATTACTTTTCAAAGTCAAAGATATTTTTTCACAAATCACACATCAATAAAATTTCGGTTGGAACTTGGAATAAGAAGGCTAAAATCATGGCAGCTTGTTACAAAGTAGGAAAcaaagaagattaaaaaaacaaaatacttacCTGGCATTTGAAATAGGTTAATCTCATAGAATTTTTGGACAATAGTAAAGGGAATCCAGGAGGAATTGTGGGTTCCTTTTTATAGAGGTGGGAATACATATTCCCTTAGCCATGGGGaagttgttttttgttttttttttttattcttcttctaaaagacaaaaatgcccattttttttattaattaagcGTATTAAACATCACCATGCGCCCTAAATATCCTCGATTACTCAATCTGAAAACCTTACAACATTTGTCATTACCTCATCCAAAATATTGAAATCTGCAAACACACTTCTTGGCTCCACATCAaacatcactaaaaaaaaagaagaagaaaagaaaaaaactgttCAATTAACAAAATTCTAGAACAAAATAATCAACAAATTGTATGAACTAGAGTCtacttaaaatataataataataataataataaaagaggtCTATTTTTAGTTAGTTGATTCTAAATGTTGTCATCATCATTAAACTCTACATCCTAGGTAAAACCAAAGAAAGTCATCATTTCTGTTTCAGCGACAAGTTAGAGAGCCCAAAGTCTATGGGCAGTTTCCTGGAATTTAAGGATCCTCTCCGGTCAAGGAGAGAATCCAGACTTGTTAACTTACTAACTTAGGGATAAAATTGTCCCAAACCCCTATTTTAAAGAGGACTGAAACATACGTGTCACACTatgataataattaaaaatcaataaaatacaaaatcagtatGCGTGGTTTATAAGATTTGTAATTAACTTACTGttgtattaaaataaactcGAGATTATGTCATTATGAGGtatgctaaaaataaaaaatgtagtcACTACAACTAAATTACGTCAGCTAACTTAACAAATTTTAATAGCGTAAAATATTAgagtcaataaaattgtgacatgtattatatttaaataagtgTTACGTTAACGGAATGTGTTAAATTAGTATACGGAATTTGATTGTAAAGAGTAAactgtttttttggcatacacCTCCGAATTCATTATGATACTACATatagctaattgtaaatcaagtaaattaaaataactaattttgtattttaccaaatatatatatatatatatatatatatatatatatatcaaaagatTATGAACAACTAATCAACTGAGAATCAAACTTCCGGTGCGGTTGCCTAACGAATTTGACTTAGTTCGTTGATTTTCTTGGGGATCAAATTCCTCACTCGCGTCAGATTTTCACGAAGTTGGTTAATGGCATTGATAAAAGGGACACAACGTTGATGCTTTTCCTGCAAGTCAGGCAAAAAGCTTTgaaaaacagaagcattaaacTTTAAAGAGAGTAACCATTATTAACACATTTTATTTATGTAGACTttaaggctgtgtttggcaatgtaatgtaaaaaatgagtgaaaatgtactgtaacagatttgattgatacaagagaaaaaagtaagaatgttttatataaaaaaagtaaaaaaaaaaaaaaattgttttatagtgatttttttatttgaataataataaaaagttattgatgtgatgtaaaaagtaagaatgttataattaattttgagaataatttttttaatttttaagtccggtccggtccggccttttgccaaacacagcaagctgtgtttggcaaagggcttGATAAAAGAAGTGGACTGGAACTGTAggagatttgattgatatgagagaaaaaatatgaatgttttgtataaaaaagtgaaaaaaaaaaaaaaattgttttgtagtgatttttttattggaataataaaaaaaaattattgatgtgatataaaaagtaagaatgttatgattgattttgagatgaatttttttagtttttgaatcTGGTTTGGTCCACTCTTTTGCCCAAGACAGCTTAAGGGCCCACCATTTAAATTAGCCTTAGGCCCATGGTTGAGGGAAACCAAGGTTCAGCCATAGGGGGGGGGGGTGTGATGAAGAGAGGAGCACCCTCAGGGTGAGGGAAAGTTTGTATTTGGCTACTCATTGGCTACCTGGtctaaatgacaaaaatacacGGACCTGGCCTATTTCTTCACTAAATTTATGCTGATACCATTAAGACCTACAGATAACTTGATGTGGATGCTAagaatcaaaaaaatttatccaGTTTTATATCTtagtttccaatttt from Corylus avellana chromosome ca1, CavTom2PMs-1.0 encodes the following:
- the LOC132182340 gene encoding beta-1,3-galactosyltransferase 7, with amino-acid sequence MQKMKNRSAGKISAQWIPVFCAFSFLIGILISGRTWAPPESNGQLMHRRRQEQELLAVSTDDFATKTKPAADSDVTERVYRTQEALQSLDKQISMLNIGLSATRNSREMGIPEGSASTSSFPTERKKVFMVIGINTAFSSRKRRDSVRETWMPQGEKLVQLEQEKGIVIRFMIGHSATSNSILDRAIDSEEALHKDFIRLEHVEGYHELSAKTKMFFASAVATWDADFYIKVDDDVHVNLGMLATTLARHRSKPRVYIGCMKSGPVLSRMDVKYHEPEYWKFGEEGNKYFRHATGQIYAISKDLATYISINQAILHKYANEDVSLGSWFIGLEVEHIDDRNMCCGTPPDCEWKAQAGNVCIASFDWSCSGICKSVEKIKYVHSKCGEGDGAVWSALY